A genomic window from Quercus lobata isolate SW786 chromosome 10, ValleyOak3.0 Primary Assembly, whole genome shotgun sequence includes:
- the LOC115963732 gene encoding tryptophan aminotransferase-related protein 2 isoform X2 encodes MYEKYWQQMGDKTTVVIPGWQYMSYFSDISNICWFLEPEFAKQVVRLHKVVGNAVTDGRHIVVGTGSSQLYLAALFALSPSDASEPISVVSQAPYYSSYPAMTDCLKSGLYKWAGEAHNFSKEGPYIELVTSPNNPDGTARHSVVNRNKGTLLHDLAYYWPQYTPISSPADHELMLFTVSKSTGHAGMRIGWAIVKDKEVAKRMTKFVELNTIGVSKDSQIRAAKVLKAVSDTYENVDDSEVGETFFDFSYHNMAERWKLLREAVEHSGMFSLPKFPPAFCTFFNQVSEPRPAFAWLKCEKDIEDCETFLKGHKILTRGGTHFGVGPKYVRISMLDRDENFIRFVKRLSTIRV; translated from the exons ATGTATGAAAAATATTGGCAACAAATGGGGGACAAAACCACAGTTGTGATCCCAGGGTGGCAGTACATGAGCTACTTTTCCGATATCAGCAACATTTGCTGGTTTTTGGAGCCTGAGTTTGCTAAGCAGGTGGTCAGGTTACACAAAGTTGTTGGTAATGCTGTCACAGATGGTCGTCACATTGTTGTTGGTACAGGTTCATCTCAGCTCTATCTAGCTGCTCTCTTTGCTCTCTCACCGAGTGATGCATCTGAACCAATAAGTGTGGTATCTCAAGCCCCTTACTATTCG TCCTACCCGGCTATGACGGATTGCCTAAAGTCGGGCCTTTACAAATGGGCTGGTGAGGCACATAACTTCAGCAAAGAGGGGCCTTACATTGAACTAGTTACATCTCCTAACAACCCTGACGGGACTGCAAGGCATTCAGTGGTTAATAGAAATAAGGGCACATTGCTTCATGACCTCGCCTACTATTGGCCGCAATATACTCCTATTTCTTCCCCTGCAGACCATGAACTCATGTTGTTCACAGTCTCAAAGAGCACAGGCCATGCAGGAATGCGGATTGG TTGGGCTATTGTTAAGGACAAAGAGGTTGCAAAAAGAATGACTAAATTTGTTGAGCTCAACACCATAGGCGTGTCCAAGGATTCACAAATTCGAGCAGCTAAGGTTCTGAAAGCTGTCTCTGACACCTATGAAAATGTTGACGACTCAGAAGTAGGTGAAACCTTTTTCGACTTCAGCTACCACAATATGGCAGAGAGGTGGAAGTTGTTGAGAGAGGCAGTGGAGCACAGCGGAATGTTTAGTTTGCCTAAATTTCCGCCTGCATTTTGCACCTTTTTCAATCAAGTCTCTGAGCCTCGGCCTG CTTTCGCATggttaaaatgtgaaaaagatATAGAGGACTGCGAAACCTTCCTAAAAGGCCATAAAATTTTGACTAGAGGGGGAACACACTTTGGGGTTGGCCCTAAGTATGTGAGGATCAGCATGCTGGATAGGGACGAAAATTTCATTCGATTTGTAAAACGATTGTCCACAATCCGCGTTTAA
- the LOC115964294 gene encoding protein FAR1-RELATED SEQUENCE 5-like, translating to MEKDGKSNLEEVVSIDSEEDTTPKIGENADTKEDITPKIGMEFDSEDEAYLYYNIYAGYVGFSIRRDWLNRSKTDKTTIISRKYCCFKAGYKKEVAYDGKKSRMELRCGCEAQMVISRQKNGKYRITLFEAKHNHEVVTPRSKHKLPSQRKISAAQAAEAELANRSGIRQKLVFEFMSKQAGGRENLGFTLKDISNHLQSKRMREMKEGEAFTLIHYFEMRKSENASFFYEIQLDVDDQITNIFWADPKMVVDYDLFGDVVCFDTTYRTNKNRRPLAPIIGVNHHRQTVVFGAALLYDETAETFSWLFRTLLKVMCGKKPVTIFTDQDPAMAKAIAEVLPESHHRLCRWHIYQNALKKLNSYFQSSNSFAAEFKSCMCDHEYEDDFFQAWESMLDKHGLQENSWLKFIFEVREKWAMSF from the exons ATGGAGAAAGATGGGAAGAGCAACCTTGAAGAAGTTGTGTCTATTGATTCAGAGGAAGATACAACTCCAAAAATTGGAGAAAATGCAGACACTAAAGAAGATATAACTCCAAAAATTGGAATGGAGTTTGATTCAGAGGATGAGGCATatctatattataatatatatgctGGATATGTTGGATTCAGTATTCGAAGAGATTGGCTGAACAGAAGTAAGACAGATAAAACAACTATCATATCCCGCAAGTATTGTTGTTTTAAAGCTGGTTACAAGAAGGAAGTTGCATATGATGGAAAGAAATCTAGAATGGAATTAAGATGTGGTTGCGAAGCCCAAATGGTTATCAGTCGtcaaaaaaatggtaaatatcgTATTACCCTTTTTGAAGCGAAACACAATCATGAAGTTGTAACTCCACGGAGTAAACATAAATTGCCATCACAAAGGAAGATATCAGCTGCCCAAGCAGCTGAAGCTGAATTAGCAAATCGCTCTGGGATTAGGCAAAAATTAGTTTTTGAGTTCATGAGTAAACAAGCTGGAGGTAGGGAAAATCTTGGTTTTACTCTTAAAGATATTAGTAATCATTTACAATCTAAACGGATGAGGGAAatgaaagagggagaagcatTTACCCTTATTCATTATTTTGAGATGAGAAAGTCTGAAAATGCTTCATTTTTCTATGAGATACAGTTGGATGTTGATGATCAAATAACTAATATATTTTGGGCGGATCCTAAAATGGTTGTGGATTATGATTTATTTGGTGATGTAGTTTGTTTTGATACTACGTATCGAACCAATAAAAATCGTCGTCCATTGGCACCTATAATTGGAGTGAATCATCATAGACAAACTGTGGTCTTTGGTGCTGCATTGTTGTATGATGAAACAGCTGAAACTTTTTCATGGTTATTTCGAACCCTCTTAAAAGTGATGTGTGGAAAGAAGCCGGTTACAATTTTTACTGATCAAGATCCAGCAATGGCTAAAGCAATTGCAGAAGTGTTACCAGAATCTCATCATCGTTTATGCCGATGGCATATATATCAAAATGCTCTCAAAAAACTCAACAGTTATTTTCAGAGTTCAAATTCATTTGCTGCAGAATTTAAAAGTTGTATGTGTGATCATGAGTATGAGGATGATTTTTTTCAAGCATGGGAATCAATGTTAGATAAACATGGTCTTCAAGAAAATAGCTGGCTGAAATTCATTTTTGAAGTTAGAGAAAAATGGGCGATG tcattttga
- the LOC115964023 gene encoding protein FAR1-RELATED SEQUENCE 5-like, giving the protein MSQRLPVLRVEVLLLKNSRDVYTPKIFNFFQEEYKKSLDMVVNTCYDISPLFEYKVCMYGCTREHKVIFNSTDQTVVCSCNKFEFAGFLCSHALKVLDIQNIKLLPSRYILKRWTKQARVGCVLDSYGCIVKEDPKLDITNRYKDLCRNAVNIASKAAETEEASVFLAKKMVELNLDVERILKKKKDLPSNEIGMDPSHNEHVDVASVISAYKATGIKKKIGTSRVKGRPKSFIEKGSRKRKHACGETPVTSSTVNIPASLSVNYTQVTQASSIASDYSARDGSAGIH; this is encoded by the exons aTGAGCCAGCGTTTGCCAGTTTTGAGAGTGGAAGTGCTTTTGTTGAAGAACTCAAGGGATGTTTACACACCCAAaatctttaatttctttcaagAAGAGTATAAGAAGTCTTTGGACATGGTTGTTAATACATGCTATGATATTTCACCATTGTTTGAGTACAAGGTTTGCATGTATGGGTGTACTCGAGAACATAAGGTTATCTTCAATTCTACAGACCAAACAGTTGTTTGCAGCTGTAACAAATTTGAGTTTGCTGGGTTTTTATGTAGTCATGCATTAAAGGTGCTagatattcaaaatataaaactacTTCCTTCTCGATACATTTTGAAGCGGTGGACTAAGCAAGCGAGAGTTGGATGTGTACTAGATAGCTATGGTTGCATTGTGAAAGAAGATCCTAAGTTGGATATAACAAATCGGTACAAAGATTTGTGTCGTAATGCAGTTAACATTGCAAGTAAGGCTGCTGAAACTGAAGAAGCATCTGTGTTTTTAGCTAAGAAGATGGTTGAATTAAATCTTGATGTGGAaaggattttgaaaaaaaaaaaagatttacctTCCAATGAAATTGGGATGGATCCTTCTCATAATGAACATGTAGATGTTGCATCTGTCATATCAGCTTATAAAGCAACTgggattaagaaaaaaataggcACATCTCGTGTTAAAGGTCGGCCtaaaagttttattgaaaaaggATCAAGGAAAAGGAAACATGCTTGTGGAGAAACTCCTGTGACAAGTTCTACTGTCAACATCCCAGCTTCTTTATCTGTTAACTATACACAAGTAACACAG GCATCAAGCATTGCGTCTGATTATTCTGCAAGGGATGGTAGTGCTGGTATTCATTAG